From the Saccharomyces paradoxus chromosome V, complete sequence genome, the window AATAGCGATATGAGACTAACTACTGGTAGAAAGTAAAACGCCAGATACTAAAAGTGATTTCTCCTCTAACTACTACCTAGTCTACTTAATCCTCTTAAAAGCGCATCTCATCGCTGTcaggaaaatttttcatctaaCAATTACTAAAACCGTTGCCCACGacataaaatttttcacgCCTTTCCTGTAAGgttaagaaaagaaaccgATGAGCTCTAACATTCTAAAGTGCCAAAAGAGAccaagaaacaaaaaagctAGACTAAAATACAAATTCAAGGATGTCTGAACTTAATGCATTATTAAAAGATATCAACGGTTCGCTCACTTCGACATCAGAATCCTTGGAAAGATTATCTGGGATTTATAGTAATTCTGAGATTGATGAGAATCCTAAGAGTAACCAACTACATGAGCATCTATTTTCCGACGCTAAGAAGCCAACTGAGAAAGTATCGCTGCTATCGTTAAAAAATGGAAGCATGTTGGGGTACATAAATTCTCTATTGATGCTCATAGGTAATAGACTAGATGACAAATGCAAAGATCCTTCCGCTAGGGATGCACGTGAACGCTCTATCCAACACCGTGTGGTATTAGAGCGTGGTGTCAAACctctggaaaaaaaattagctTATCAATTGGACAAGCTGACTAGAGCATATGTCAAAATGGAAAAGGAATACAAAGATGCTGAGAAACGTGCGTTGGAAAGAACTACCTTGCTGAATCACGACGACAGCGAAGATGATGAGTCTAGCGAAGATGAAATAGCATACAGGCCAAATACCTCTGGAATCGTCAAcacaaataaaaaatcattatcgTACGGGGCTGAAGATGCATCCAAGGAAGGAAacgaggaagaaaatggtGACAATGAATCGGGCGTATATAGACCGCCAAAGATTACCGCTGTCCTACCACCACAACAAACGCATTTCGAAGACAGATTTGATGCCAGAGAACACAAAGATCGTAGTAACAAATCGCGTATGCAAGCCATGGAAGAATATATCAGAGAGTCATCAGACCAACCGGACTGGAGCGCATCTATTGGTGCTGACATTGTGAACCATGGAAGAGGTGGTATTAAATCTTCGAGAGACACAGAAAAGGAACGTAGAGTCActtcatttgaagaagataactTTACCAGATTGAATATTACGAATAAAGCTGAAAAGAGGAAGCAAAAgcaaagagaaagaaatgcaaggatGAACGTTATTGGTGGTGAAGATTTTGGTATATTCAGTTCAAAGAGGAAGCTAGAAGATAGCACTTCGAGACGTGGGGCGAAGAAGACTCGTTCTGCTTGGGATAGAGCGCAGAGGAGACTATAGGTGTTAGAagttcattttctttatatgCTGAACCTTTATagacttattatttaaAGGTTGAATGCAAGTGAAGTGACAATTATATAAACCATTAAAAGCAATATCTTGACTTTCACAACATTATGGCATGCGACTTTTTTGACAACATTAATTTTATGATCATTAGTCCTTGCACATTAACTTCtgcccttttttttcttttttttagtaaTAAGCAGAACATGACTTAGCTATCACAGATTAACAATATAGTAAGAACAAGGCATGCAAGAAGTGCCACcatataatataaatacaatGATAAACGAATATATTGCCAGAAAAGTTGCTCTCAAGGACATGCAACCATGCGCGATCTGTAGCAAACCATCCACAACAGTTCTTTACAACGCATCTGGTCCAGATTGGCTGTACACATGCGAAATACATTTACAAGATAACCCTCAATTTGTCATTCCCCTCTATAGTACAGAGTATAACGAAGCTGTAGCCCAATTAAAACTAGTGAAGGGGAAAATGGATGGTTTGGCATCAGCCCAAAACCAATTAGGGTCCTGGGATGGTTGGGTTACTAAAATCTTCtccaagaaagaaaagcagAAGAAGGACGACTCTAAAAGTCCAGAGCCAACTACAACCGAATCTGCTGATATCTCTCCGGAGACTAAGAACGATGCAGAAATCTTGTTGGAAACACAGAAACAGTACAGCAAAATACTTGACAAAGTTACAGaattgcaaaaaaaaagtagaaaaTACGAGCTGGCAAAAATCATGTTTGAAAGCAGAGTCCTAAGAAAACGAACGGAACAACTGAATCGTGAACGATACCTAaaggaacaagaaaactacTCTAATACAGATCCTGAGGATCTGCTTCGAAAACACGTGTTTCCCTCTGTTCCAAAATAGGGAAGCAACAACAAGACCCGTCTCTCTTCCTATGACCCGATACCCAACAACTATCAATTATATAGTATATAAATATCGCCGTGGATTATCTAATCATGGTTCGTAACCAGAAGCTAAGTGTTAATTACATTGCACAGGTCacaaaaggaaatcaaCACGTATTAAGCGACTAAATTACagctaattttttttctttctttccagAGAAGGCAGAAAGTGTGAGCAATGTTTGTATTTCTGACAAGCTGTTGAGAGCAACCAAATGGTGCTTTACCGGGTTTAATAGTCATCGTTGAGCGAATTCAAATTAACAGCGGCTTGTGTCTTCGTTCATTTTACATTTATCACTGAGCGTAAAAAGCTAACTTATTACTTCCTTTTTGCAAAGGTAATTAATTGACGTTTAAGGACTTGTcatttgttcaaaaaagcCTTATAATATTTCTGCAGGTGGCGACAGACCGGCACATGGAAAAAGCTTAGGTAACGAAATTTGATCAAACGAAATCTCGCTTCTGAACTGACTagatattttcatttaaggggttgacattttttttactcaTCCAGTCATAATTTCAAAAGCACTTCGTTAACACTTTTGTTTGTCTTTACTTTTGCATTGTGATTATATCAGACCAAATTAAGTGAAGTATTCCTTGTGACCTGAAGACTTCCTTTTTGGAAAGTAATTGATGTTTTAAGACAGTATcggtttcctttttttttatttgggTTTTTTGTCAGTAAGAATTTTGTAATTATAGATTAagataaaacaaaagaaagcatATTAATAAGGAGTTTTGAAATGGGCACCAGTGATCAAAAAGTTAACGTCGAAG encodes:
- the LCP5 gene encoding small subunit rRNA maturation protein LCP5 (Essential protein involved in maturation of 18S rRNA~similar to YER127W) translates to MSELNALLKDINGSLTSTSESLERLSGIYSNSEIDENPKSNQLHEHLFSDAKKPTEKVSLLSLKNGSMLGYINSLLMLIGNRLDDKCKDPSARDARERSIQHRVVLERGVKPLEKKLAYQLDKLTRAYVKMEKEYKDAEKRALERTTLLNHDDSEDDESSEDEIAYRPNTSGIVNTNKKSLSYGAEDASKEGNEEENGDNESGVYRPPKITAVLPPQQTHFEDRFDAREHKDRSNKSRMQAMEEYIRESSDQPDWSASIGADIVNHGRGGIKSSRDTEKERRVTSFEEDNFTRLNITNKAEKRKQKQRERNARMNVIGGEDFGIFSSKRKLEDSTSRRGAKKTRSAWDRAQRRL
- the VFA1 gene encoding Vfa1p (Protein that interacts with Vps4p and has a role in vacuolar sorting~similar to YER128W); amino-acid sequence: MINEYIARKVALKDMQPCAICSKPSTTVLYNASGPDWLYTCEIHLQDNPQFVIPLYSTEYNEAVAQLKLVKGKMDGLASAQNQLGSWDGWVTKIFSKKEKQKKDDSKSPEPTTTESADISPETKNDAEILLETQKQYSKILDKVTELQKKSRKYELAKIMFESRVLRKRTEQLNRERYLKEQENYSNTDPEDLLRKHVFPSVPK